A single genomic interval of Pseudoroseomonas cervicalis harbors:
- a CDS encoding aldolase — MTESETRDLLVELGASLFARGYSVGSAGNISVRLDDGYLMTPTNSSLGRLRAERISKLDRDWNHVGGDKPSKEVFMHRAVLTARPEAGAVVHLHSTYATAIGCLAEAEETAPIPPLTPYFVMRVGRSLPVVRYYRPGDAAMERDIHEAAKGARAMLLANHGPVVSGKTLLDAVYAAEELEESAKLALLLRGQRTRELTPAQVDDLLQTFG, encoded by the coding sequence ATGACCGAGTCCGAAACGCGCGACCTTCTCGTCGAGCTCGGTGCGAGCCTGTTCGCCCGCGGCTATTCCGTCGGCAGCGCCGGCAATATCAGCGTCCGCCTGGATGATGGCTACCTGATGACGCCGACCAATTCCTCGCTCGGGCGGCTGCGGGCAGAGCGCATCAGCAAGCTCGACCGCGACTGGAACCATGTCGGCGGCGACAAGCCCTCGAAGGAGGTCTTCATGCACCGCGCCGTGCTGACCGCGCGGCCGGAGGCGGGGGCGGTCGTGCATCTGCATTCCACCTACGCCACCGCCATCGGCTGCCTGGCCGAGGCGGAGGAGACCGCGCCGATCCCGCCGCTGACGCCCTATTTCGTCATGCGTGTCGGCCGCAGCCTGCCGGTGGTGCGCTACTACCGCCCCGGCGACGCGGCGATGGAGCGCGACATCCACGAGGCCGCCAAGGGCGCGCGCGCCATGCTGCTCGCCAATCACGGCCCCGTCGTCTCCGGCAAGACGCTGCTCGATGCCGTCTATGCCGCCGAGGAGCTCGAGGAATCGGCGAAGCTCGCCTTGCTGCTGCGCGGCCAGCGCACGCGCGAACTGACGCCGGCGCAGGTCGACGACCTGCTGCAGACTTTCGGCTAG
- a CDS encoding MFS transporter, with translation MSVQTGGAAAAAPDRSEDGLYRKVAFRIMPLLVLCYVIAYLDRVNVGFAKLQMSQDLGFSETVFGLGAGIFFLGYFFFEVPSNIVLHRVGARLWIARIMITWGILSALFMFVQTPWQFYVLRFLLGAAEAGFYPGVILYLTYWFPSNRRGKMFAIFQAGSPVAGIFGNPLSGWIMDYFDGWNSWAGWQWMFLIEAIPAVLLGIVVIAMLDNRVQDAKWLSQSEKDILARNIEADASGKSGSHSLRAVFADWRVWLMCLIYFSFVMGQYGLTLWMPTLVRASGVTGNFNIGLLSAIPFICAIIAMVVFSRSADRHRERRWHLVIPALLGAVGFVVAATASSTTIAIIFLSMAAAGVLACAPLFWSLPTAFLTGAAAASGIAVINSVANLAGFASPYMIGVVRDLTQSTELGMYVLAGFLVLGAALVLSVPGRLVNR, from the coding sequence ATGAGCGTACAGACCGGCGGCGCGGCCGCCGCAGCACCCGACCGCAGCGAGGACGGGCTCTACCGCAAGGTGGCGTTCCGCATCATGCCGCTGCTGGTGTTGTGCTACGTCATTGCCTATCTGGACCGCGTCAATGTCGGCTTCGCCAAGCTGCAGATGTCGCAGGACCTCGGCTTCAGCGAGACCGTCTTCGGCCTCGGCGCCGGCATCTTCTTCCTCGGCTACTTCTTCTTCGAGGTGCCGAGCAACATCGTGCTGCACCGGGTCGGCGCGCGGCTGTGGATCGCGCGCATCATGATCACCTGGGGCATCCTCTCCGCCCTGTTCATGTTCGTGCAGACGCCGTGGCAGTTCTATGTGCTGCGCTTCCTGCTCGGCGCCGCCGAGGCCGGCTTCTACCCGGGCGTCATCCTCTACCTGACCTACTGGTTCCCCTCGAACCGGCGCGGCAAGATGTTCGCCATCTTCCAGGCGGGCAGCCCGGTCGCCGGCATCTTCGGCAACCCACTCTCCGGCTGGATCATGGATTATTTCGATGGCTGGAACAGCTGGGCCGGCTGGCAGTGGATGTTCCTGATCGAGGCGATCCCGGCCGTGCTGCTCGGCATCGTCGTCATCGCCATGCTCGACAACCGGGTGCAGGACGCCAAATGGCTGAGCCAGTCCGAGAAGGACATCCTGGCCCGCAACATCGAGGCGGATGCCAGCGGCAAGTCCGGCTCGCACTCGCTGCGCGCGGTGTTCGCCGATTGGCGCGTCTGGCTGATGTGCCTGATCTACTTCTCCTTCGTCATGGGCCAGTACGGGCTGACGCTGTGGATGCCGACGCTGGTGCGTGCCTCGGGCGTCACGGGCAATTTCAACATCGGCCTGCTCAGCGCCATTCCCTTCATCTGCGCCATCATCGCCATGGTGGTGTTCAGCCGCAGCGCCGACCGGCACCGCGAGCGCCGCTGGCACCTGGTGATCCCGGCCCTGCTGGGCGCGGTGGGCTTCGTGGTGGCGGCGACCGCCTCCAGCACCACCATCGCCATCATCTTCCTGTCGATGGCCGCGGCCGGCGTGCTGGCCTGCGCGCCGCTCTTCTGGTCGCTGCCGACGGCCTTCCTGACCGGCGCCGCCGCCGCCTCGGGCATCGCCGTCATCAACTCGGTGGCCAACCTGGCCGGCTTCGCCAGCCCCTACATGATCGGCGTGGTGCGCGACCTGACGCAATCCACCGAGCTCGGCATGTATGTGCTGGCGGGCTTCCTGGTGCTGGGCGCCGCGCTGGTGCTCTCGGTCCCGGGCCGGCTGGTCAATCGCTGA
- a CDS encoding LysR family transcriptional regulator: MIELRHLRYFLAVAEEGHMTRAAQRLGLQQPPLSQQIRALEAMLGVTLLRRLPRGVEPTAAGLVLQQHASRLLADTEAALEATRRAARGEEGRLALGLTSSAAFQPLVATVLRRMRQAAPGVVLALQEGSTGELAAALQEGRLDAAFIRIPAAQVPGLQGEPVLREEMLVALPDQHRLAAGRGRLALAELAGEVFILSRRPAGPGLYDSIIAACRAAGFSPQVGQETPRLVSTLSLVAAGLGLTIVPRSMARLEGKGITYRRLDGAIPLEAPLHLAWRAPQPEAALQRFIALLRAELAAEAAPRMKKAPPPARGDGAGAAQGGASPPRHRISD; encoded by the coding sequence GTGATCGAGCTGCGCCATCTGCGCTACTTCCTGGCCGTCGCCGAGGAAGGCCACATGACCCGCGCGGCGCAGCGCCTCGGCCTGCAGCAGCCGCCGCTGAGCCAGCAGATCCGCGCGCTGGAGGCGATGCTGGGCGTCACCCTGCTGCGCCGCCTGCCGCGCGGCGTCGAGCCCACCGCGGCCGGGCTGGTGCTGCAGCAGCACGCCAGCCGCCTGCTGGCCGATACCGAGGCCGCGCTGGAGGCGACACGCCGCGCCGCGCGCGGCGAGGAGGGGCGGCTGGCGCTGGGCCTGACCAGCTCCGCCGCCTTCCAGCCGCTGGTGGCCACCGTGCTGCGGCGGATGCGCCAGGCGGCACCCGGCGTGGTGCTGGCGCTGCAGGAGGGCAGCACCGGCGAGCTGGCGGCGGCGCTGCAGGAGGGCCGGCTGGACGCCGCCTTCATCCGCATCCCCGCCGCGCAGGTGCCCGGCCTGCAGGGCGAGCCGGTTCTGCGCGAGGAGATGCTGGTGGCGCTGCCCGACCAGCACCGCCTGGCCGCCGGGCGCGGCCGGCTGGCGCTGGCCGAGCTGGCGGGGGAGGTGTTCATCCTCTCCCGCCGCCCGGCGGGGCCCGGCCTCTATGACAGCATCATCGCCGCCTGCCGCGCCGCCGGCTTCAGCCCGCAGGTCGGGCAGGAGACGCCGCGCCTGGTCTCCACCCTCAGCCTGGTGGCGGCGGGTCTGGGGCTGACCATCGTGCCGCGCTCCATGGCGCGGCTGGAGGGCAAGGGCATCACCTATCGCCGGCTGGACGGCGCCATCCCGCTGGAGGCGCCGCTCCACCTCGCCTGGCGGGCGCCGCAGCCGGAGGCGGCGCTGCAGCGCTTCATCGCCCTGCTGCGCGCCGAGCTAGCGGCGGAGGCGGCGCCGCGCATGAAAAAGGCGCCGCCCCCCGCTCGGGGGGACGGCGCCGGAGCGGCGCAGGGCGGGGCGTCGCCGCCCCGCCACCGGATCAGCGATTGA
- a CDS encoding chromate transporter has translation MTLPAPPDAPDPAPPLHTPRLAELFTGFLGLGLIGFGGVLPLAHRMLVERRRWVSAGEFTDLLSLCQFLPGGNIINLSVAIGLRFHGVAGACAALAGLITAPTLIVVALGMVYDRYQDDPQIRHLFAGLAAAGTALLIAMAVKMLRPLWRPGQGKGPAQWQWRGLCIVLLCFVAIALLRLPLLPTMLVLAPLSIALHWRRAV, from the coding sequence ATGACCCTGCCCGCCCCGCCCGACGCCCCCGACCCGGCGCCCCCGCTCCACACCCCGCGCCTGGCCGAACTGTTCACCGGCTTCCTCGGCCTCGGCCTGATCGGCTTCGGCGGCGTGCTGCCGCTGGCGCACCGCATGCTGGTGGAGCGGCGCCGCTGGGTCAGCGCCGGCGAGTTCACCGATCTGCTGTCCCTCTGCCAGTTCCTGCCGGGCGGCAACATCATCAACCTCTCGGTCGCCATCGGGCTGCGCTTCCACGGCGTGGCCGGCGCCTGCGCCGCGCTGGCCGGGCTGATCACCGCGCCGACGCTGATCGTCGTGGCGCTCGGCATGGTCTATGACCGCTACCAGGACGATCCGCAGATCCGCCATCTCTTCGCCGGGCTGGCCGCCGCCGGCACGGCGCTGCTGATCGCCATGGCGGTGAAGATGCTGCGGCCGCTCTGGCGCCCCGGCCAGGGGAAGGGACCGGCGCAGTGGCAGTGGCGCGGCCTCTGCATCGTGCTGCTCTGCTTCGTGGCGATCGCGCTGCTGCGCCTGCCGCTGCTGCCCACCATGCTGGTGCTGGCGCCGCTCAGCATCGCGCTCCACTGGCGGCGCGCGGTATGA
- a CDS encoding chromate transporter, with protein sequence MSETLLALARIFTELSLLAFGGGNSILPEMQRQVVEVQHWMNARQFAALFALAQAAPGPNMMVVPLIGWHVAGVWGLLVSAVAKFLPSSLVTGLSLMAWERFRDRPWRRGVQIGLAPMTIGLVAASAAVMVEATLYRPVLAGIGLAGAALLVATRIHPLWVLLGGALIGLSGIGQG encoded by the coding sequence ATGAGCGAGACGCTGCTGGCGCTGGCGCGCATCTTCACCGAGCTGTCGCTGCTGGCCTTTGGCGGCGGCAACAGCATCCTGCCCGAGATGCAGCGCCAGGTGGTGGAGGTGCAGCACTGGATGAACGCCCGGCAATTCGCCGCCCTCTTCGCCCTGGCCCAGGCGGCGCCGGGGCCGAACATGATGGTGGTGCCGCTGATCGGCTGGCATGTCGCCGGGGTGTGGGGGCTGCTGGTCAGCGCGGTGGCCAAATTCCTGCCCTCCTCGCTGGTCACCGGCCTGTCGCTGATGGCCTGGGAGCGCTTCCGCGACCGGCCCTGGCGGCGCGGCGTGCAGATCGGCCTGGCGCCGATGACCATCGGTCTGGTCGCCGCCAGCGCCGCGGTGATGGTGGAGGCAACGCTCTACCGCCCGGTGCTGGCCGGCATCGGCCTGGCCGGCGCGGCGCTGCTGGTGGCGACCCGCATCCACCCGCTCTGGGTGCTGCTGGGCGGCGCGCTGATCGGGCTCAGCGGTATCGGCCAGGGCTGA
- a CDS encoding GNAT family N-acetyltransferase yields MGSAIDGTPLLQLEDLATVRPLLPADRPAWLRLWAAYQAEGRQGAAPLPLAVTEACWDRLLAPQVPLHGLLLLLEGRAAGFAHLALHPHSALRGCACWLQDLFVEPARRGQGLGQLLLAASRRRAEAAGAERLYWHVAPGQAAAQRFCRDLSLPGRGALHSLSIGG; encoded by the coding sequence ATGGGCAGCGCGATCGACGGCACGCCGCTGCTGCAGCTCGAGGATCTCGCGACGGTGCGGCCGCTGCTGCCGGCCGACCGGCCGGCCTGGCTGCGGCTCTGGGCGGCGTATCAGGCCGAGGGGCGGCAGGGCGCGGCGCCGCTGCCGCTGGCGGTGACCGAGGCCTGCTGGGACCGGCTGCTGGCGCCGCAGGTGCCGCTGCACGGGCTGCTGCTGCTGCTGGAGGGCCGGGCCGCCGGCTTCGCGCATCTGGCGCTGCATCCGCACAGCGCGCTGCGCGGCTGCGCCTGCTGGCTGCAGGATCTGTTCGTCGAGCCGGCGCGGCGCGGCCAGGGCCTGGGCCAGCTGCTGCTGGCGGCGTCGCGCCGCCGGGCCGAGGCGGCGGGGGCGGAGCGGCTCTACTGGCATGTCGCCCCCGGCCAGGCGGCGGCGCAGCGCTTCTGCCGCGACCTCTCCCTGCCCGGCCGCGGGGCGTTGCACAGCCTCAGCATCGGCGGCTGA
- a CDS encoding tyrosine-type recombinase/integrase → MAPKLPRGVKRIVKLKADGSTAEYYYLRATGERLPDPSDRRFLAALAKAKQQPKAFASGCEVRDSITDHYSSPDFARLAAVTQKIRRRSLSRLEGFKVENLSDITRGMVLTMRDSIALGHGNASANAFVQNLSAFLMWAMDRERISSNPCARIKKLPIGELQAWSEDELAFALSRAPEHFRRAMLLAVFTGQRRGDLCAMTWGQVATGSIQLVQLKTKVALTLPIHPDLAAELAVWRGGRASTHILTNDDGIPWTPQRLTDGLRYFLKQIGLRGLGLHGLRKVAARRLAEAGCSVHEIAAVTGHRTLQMVAHYTRSADQKTMAEAAMAKVSARLEKIGNRGGK, encoded by the coding sequence ATGGCGCCGAAGCTGCCGCGAGGCGTAAAACGGATCGTGAAGCTCAAGGCCGACGGCAGCACAGCGGAATACTACTACCTGCGCGCGACCGGCGAACGTCTACCTGATCCGTCCGACAGGCGCTTTCTAGCAGCCCTAGCGAAGGCGAAACAACAGCCCAAGGCTTTTGCTTCAGGCTGCGAAGTTCGAGATTCGATTACGGATCACTACTCGTCGCCCGATTTCGCCCGACTTGCAGCTGTCACTCAGAAAATCAGAAGGCGGAGTCTTTCGCGCCTTGAAGGATTCAAGGTCGAGAACCTGAGCGACATCACTCGCGGCATGGTTCTAACCATGCGCGACAGTATCGCTTTAGGTCACGGCAATGCCAGCGCAAACGCTTTTGTCCAAAATTTGTCCGCCTTCTTGATGTGGGCTATGGATCGGGAACGTATCTCTAGCAATCCCTGCGCCAGGATAAAGAAACTACCTATTGGAGAGCTTCAGGCATGGTCAGAGGACGAGCTGGCGTTTGCGCTTTCTCGTGCTCCAGAGCATTTTCGCCGCGCGATGTTGCTGGCGGTTTTTACCGGTCAGAGAAGAGGCGATCTCTGCGCAATGACATGGGGGCAGGTAGCAACAGGCTCTATTCAGTTGGTCCAACTGAAGACAAAGGTGGCGCTTACTCTTCCTATCCATCCCGATCTGGCTGCAGAGCTAGCCGTTTGGCGTGGCGGACGCGCCTCCACTCACATTCTGACCAACGATGATGGCATTCCGTGGACGCCTCAACGACTCACGGATGGGCTTCGGTATTTCCTGAAGCAGATTGGCCTTCGTGGCCTCGGCCTACACGGGCTGAGAAAAGTGGCGGCTCGGCGGTTGGCTGAAGCTGGCTGCAGCGTGCACGAGATTGCGGCCGTCACCGGCCATCGCACCCTGCAGATGGTGGCGCACTACACCCGTTCAGCGGACCAGAAGACTATGGCGGAGGCGGCGATGGCCAAAGTTTCTGCCCGATTGGAAAAAATTGGAAACCGAGGCGGCAAGTAA
- a CDS encoding dATP/dGTP diphosphohydrolase domain-containing protein — protein sequence MRDPIVAAVQADHPDSNPKTRYGVLKTPLHLIPPPALIAEAEVFGLGARKYGAYNWREHNVSASVYQAAAMRHLLAWWEGENTDAESGQSHLAHARACLGILLDAAKHGRLNDDRPILETEAAHE from the coding sequence ATGCGTGACCCCATCGTTGCCGCCGTCCAGGCAGACCACCCGGACAGCAACCCGAAGACCCGGTACGGTGTGCTGAAGACGCCGCTGCACCTAATTCCGCCGCCAGCCCTGATCGCCGAGGCTGAGGTGTTCGGGCTCGGGGCCCGCAAGTACGGCGCCTACAACTGGCGTGAGCACAACGTGTCCGCGAGCGTCTATCAGGCCGCCGCGATGCGCCACCTGCTAGCCTGGTGGGAAGGCGAGAACACAGACGCAGAGTCCGGCCAGTCCCACCTAGCCCATGCCCGTGCCTGCCTTGGCATCCTGCTGGATGCTGCCAAGCACGGGCGGCTGAATGACGACAGGCCAATTCTGGAGACGGAGGCCGCCCATGAATGA
- a CDS encoding FAD-dependent thymidylate synthase, translated as MSKIEAIVIRDSVSTSGSRLITWQVEAPKFLVAQVNTHRALVKSWESSRAVPVQRNIERVESNPFVPSSFGKNKPGMVSDQEVEDADAALQIWSSATYWALYYAKAMQRIGVHKQHANRLLEPFLTVRGVITATDTANFFALRLAHDAQPEMQMLARAMRESMEASRPARLDYDEWHTPYSDGDRDEASARVARSSYRKHDGSAADPVEDRRLAGRLLTDKHMTPFEHVARPMADGEDQIGALIGWRTYRHEIEMREAA; from the coding sequence GTGAGCAAGATCGAGGCTATCGTCATCCGCGACAGCGTGTCGACCTCCGGCTCTCGGCTGATCACTTGGCAGGTGGAAGCGCCGAAGTTCCTAGTCGCCCAAGTCAACACGCATCGAGCGCTGGTCAAGAGCTGGGAGAGCTCGCGGGCTGTGCCGGTCCAGCGGAACATCGAGCGGGTGGAGAGCAATCCATTTGTGCCGTCCTCTTTTGGCAAGAACAAGCCTGGGATGGTGTCTGACCAAGAGGTGGAGGATGCGGACGCGGCTCTCCAGATATGGTCGTCGGCAACCTACTGGGCCCTGTATTACGCCAAGGCGATGCAGCGGATCGGCGTCCACAAGCAGCACGCCAACCGCTTGCTTGAGCCGTTCCTGACCGTGCGCGGCGTCATCACGGCGACCGACACGGCCAACTTCTTCGCGCTGCGCCTGGCGCACGATGCTCAGCCGGAGATGCAGATGCTGGCGCGGGCCATGCGAGAAAGCATGGAAGCCAGCCGGCCGGCCCGGCTCGACTATGACGAGTGGCACACGCCTTACTCGGATGGCGATCGCGACGAAGCTTCGGCGCGCGTGGCCCGGTCGAGCTACCGCAAGCACGATGGCAGCGCCGCCGATCCTGTCGAGGATCGTCGCCTTGCGGGTCGCCTGCTGACGGACAAGCACATGACCCCCTTCGAGCACGTCGCCCGCCCGATGGCTGATGGCGAAGACCAGATCGGCGCGCTGATCGGCTGGCGCACCTACCGCCACGAGATCGAGATGAGGGAGGCTGCGTGA